Within the Candidatus Alcyoniella australis genome, the region GCTTGTCGTCAATCGAATGGTCGTGTCGAGTCATTTTATCGATCTCCTCACTTTAGACCCTGAGTCATCTGTAGGATCGGAACCACGAGCGAAAGGGCGATGAAGGCCACAAACCCGGCCATCAGCAAAATCATCACCGGCTCGAGTACGGTAGTCAGGTTGTTCACCGCGCGCTCGACCTCCTTGTCGTAGGAGTCCGAGACGCGCAGCAGCATTCCCTCGAGGTCGCCGGTCTTTTCGCCGGTCATGATCATGTGCGTCACCAGCGGGGGAAACACGCCGCTGCGACTCAGCGGCCCGGCGATGCTGGTCCCCTCGGTGATCGAGTCGCGCGCGGTCTCCACCGCCTGGCGGATGATCACGTTGGTGATGATGTTGCTCACGATGTCCAGCGACGCCAGGATCGGCACGCCGCCCTTGAGCAGCGTGGCCAGCGTGCGTGTGAAGCGGCCGATGATCACCTTGCGCGTCAGTTGGCCGAAGATCGGCGCGCGCAGCGCAAAGCGGTCGAAGCGCTCGCGTCCCTCGTCGGTCTGCAGCCAGCGGCGCACCAGCCAGGCCGCGGCCGCGACCACGATCAGCAGCGCCCACCACCAGTCGGTGAGAAACGCGCTGGTGCCCAGCAGCATCCGCGTCAACAGCGGCAGGGCGCGGCCGGTGGCTGCGAACACCGTGCCGATTTTGGGCAGCACCCAGAAGACCATGATCGCCAGCACGCCCAGGCCGACGAAGGTCAGGATTATCGGGTAGAGCAGGGCGCCGCGGATCTTGGCGCGCAGCTCGACCTGGCCCTCGATGTATTCGGCCAGGCGTTCGAGCACGA harbors:
- the gspF gene encoding type II secretion system inner membrane protein GspF, with protein sequence MPVFSYRGLNSAGKSASGIVDAESARAARAKLRRDGIFPTNLKQENVRNPTRFTLKTNVRELLMRVPADDLSLATRQFATLLGAGIPVSESLGALAEQIENELLQKIVSQVKQKVNEGQSLAKSLAEHPAVFSDLYVNMISAGENSGTLEIVLERLAEYIEGQVELRAKIRGALLYPIILTFVGLGVLAIMVFWVLPKIGTVFAATGRALPLLTRMLLGTSAFLTDWWWALLIVVAAAAWLVRRWLQTDEGRERFDRFALRAPIFGQLTRKVIIGRFTRTLATLLKGGVPILASLDIVSNIITNVIIRQAVETARDSITEGTSIAGPLSRSGVFPPLVTHMIMTGEKTGDLEGMLLRVSDSYDKEVERAVNNLTTVLEPVMILLMAGFVAFIALSLVVPILQMTQGLK